A single genomic interval of Pomacea canaliculata isolate SZHN2017 linkage group LG5, ASM307304v1, whole genome shotgun sequence harbors:
- the LOC112564324 gene encoding endoribonuclease YbeY-like isoform X1: MTLVLKNMQNAVRLRTRIIRKDVNILRRLMNLERYDVSLLFVTDEYIATLNSNYRQVHGPTDVLSFPALEITQAGMLPTHGESDGDELCLGDIYIAPAYIRKECQSHGDNFHNVMMATVTHGLCHLTGLDHETEDDWRHMVEAERDILSRFNKLSGCNCRALTSCGH, translated from the exons ATGACACTGGTTTTGAAAAACATGCAAAATGCCGTCAGATTAAGAACACGCATCATACGAAAAGATGTGAATATTTTAAGAAGACTGATGAATCTAGAACGTTACGATGTGTCTCTCCTGTTTGTGACCGATGAATATATTGCTACTCTCAACTCTAATTACAGACAAGTGCATGGTCCTACAGATGTCTTGTCATTTCCCGCACTTGAG aTTACACAGGCAGGAATGCTACCAACACATGGCGAATCTGATGGCGATGAACTGTGTCTTGGtgacatttatatagcacctgCTTATATTCGAAAAGAGTGCCAGAGCCATGGTGATAACTTTCACAATGTGATGATG GCAACTGTGACTCATGGGCTTTGCCATCTTACTGGGCTAGACCATGAGACAGAAGATGATTGGCGCCACATGGTGGAGGCAGAGAGAGACATACTTTCAAGGTTCAATAAACTCTCAGGCTGCAATTGTCGGGCGCTCACCTCTTGTGGacactaa
- the LOC112564324 gene encoding endoribonuclease YbeY-like isoform X2, which produces MTLVLKNMQNAVRLRTRIIRKDVNILRRLMNLERYDVSLLFVTDEYIATLNSNYRQVHGPTDVLSFPALEITQAGMLPTHGESDGDELCLGDIYIAPAYIRKECQSHGDNFHNVMMVCESTKIQILALYIYLFYPRSTNLTPGNCDSWALPSYWARP; this is translated from the exons ATGACACTGGTTTTGAAAAACATGCAAAATGCCGTCAGATTAAGAACACGCATCATACGAAAAGATGTGAATATTTTAAGAAGACTGATGAATCTAGAACGTTACGATGTGTCTCTCCTGTTTGTGACCGATGAATATATTGCTACTCTCAACTCTAATTACAGACAAGTGCATGGTCCTACAGATGTCTTGTCATTTCCCGCACTTGAG aTTACACAGGCAGGAATGCTACCAACACATGGCGAATCTGATGGCGATGAACTGTGTCTTGGtgacatttatatagcacctgCTTATATTCGAAAAGAGTGCCAGAGCCATGGTGATAACTTTCACAATGTGATGATGGTATGTGaaagtacaaaaatacaaatcctTGCActttacatttatcttttttatccaAGATCTACAAATCTTACACCTG GCAACTGTGACTCATGGGCTTTGCCATCTTACTGGGCTAGACCATGA
- the LOC112564893 gene encoding ankyrin repeat and SOCS box protein 13-like isoform X1, producing MASMSAETQQESREDVPGLPPLPPLPPPMVGLCLSPRQSSVHTSTRQTCQKEMQFLLKGAAVDGQDGCGVTPLHQASFLGDFRSVEVLLAAGASIRKGDSVGRTAFHRAVEGNHFELADFLLSQGADINAVDNLGWTALYQCIVFCQRYNVKYLLTRGASPNGQDYKGESPLVIACDPLRHGNIYTVLSSAMDFYKRVKKIPTPALQSLLLGERECSNCELKIVHQLIRAGADVSQAPVRLLWQSPHCSQSRYSMIRYLVLCGSRIQADDLDNKLFPNQTEKFRKWLQEQFVHQISLQRLCRTAVRGSLRKRGRDIQESVNLLPVPQKMKQFLNVSEFWTYMSKNQIADRRCSVCSQNCLE from the exons atggCATCGATGTCTGCTGAAACGCAACAGGAATCGAGGGAAGATGTTCCTGGTCTCCCACCTCTACCACCTCTACCACCTCCGATGGTTGGCCTGTGTCTGTCTCCACGTCAGTCCTCAG TTCATACAAGCACACGGCAGACCTGCCAGAAGGAGATGCAGTTTTTGCTG AAGGGAGCTGCAGTTGATGGCCAGGATGGCTGTGGTGTGACCCCATTGCATCAAGCTTCCTTTTTAGGAGATTTCAGATCAGTTGAAGTCTTGCTGGCAGCAGGAGCGTCAATCAGAAAAGGGGATTCTGTAGGAAGGACTGCTTTTCATCGAGCAGTGGAAGGCAACCATTTTGAACttgctgattttcttttgtcCCAAGGGGCTGACATCAATGCTGTGGACAATCTAGGCTGGACAGCTTTGTATCAGTGCATTGTATTTTGTCAGCGGTATAATGTCAAGTACTTGCTGACCAGAGGAGCCTCACCTAATGGTCAGGACTACAAAGGAGAATCTCCCCTGGTTATTGCTTGTGATCCTCTGCGTCATGGCAACATCTACACAGTCCTGTCATCAGCCATGGACTTCTACAAGCGAGTGAAAAAAATACCTACTCCAGCATTGCAGAGTCTTTTGCTTGGTGAAAGAGAGTGCAGCAACTGTGAGCTAAAGATTGTGCATCAGCTGATCAGGGCAGGTGCAGATGTCAGCCAGGCACCAGTGAGATTGTTGTGGCAGTCCCCACACTGCTCCCAGTCCCGATACAGCATGATTCGTTACCTGGTGCTTTGTGGCTCCAGAATACAAGCAGATGACCTTGACAACAAGCTGTTCCCAAATCAGACTGAGAAGTTTCGAAAGTGGCTTCAGGAACAATTTGTACATCAGATTAGCCTGCAGAGGCTGTGCCGCACTGCTGTTCGGGGTTCTCTTAGAAAAAGAGGAAGGGATATTCAAGAATCAGTGAATCTTTTGCCTGTGCCACAAAAGATGAAACAGTTTTTGAATGTGTCAGAATTTTGGACATACATGTCAAAGAATCAGATAGCTGATAGACGTTGTAGCGTATGCTCCCAAAACTGCTTGGAGTAG
- the LOC112564893 gene encoding ankyrin-3-like isoform X2 translates to MFLVSHLYHLYHLRWLACVCLHVSPQKGAAVDGQDGCGVTPLHQASFLGDFRSVEVLLAAGASIRKGDSVGRTAFHRAVEGNHFELADFLLSQGADINAVDNLGWTALYQCIVFCQRYNVKYLLTRGASPNGQDYKGESPLVIACDPLRHGNIYTVLSSAMDFYKRVKKIPTPALQSLLLGERECSNCELKIVHQLIRAGADVSQAPVRLLWQSPHCSQSRYSMIRYLVLCGSRIQADDLDNKLFPNQTEKFRKWLQEQFVHQISLQRLCRTAVRGSLRKRGRDIQESVNLLPVPQKMKQFLNVSEFWTYMSKNQIADRRCSVCSQNCLE, encoded by the exons ATGTTCCTGGTCTCCCACCTCTACCACCTCTACCACCTCCGATGGTTGGCCTGTGTCTGTCTCCACGTCAGTCCTCAG AAGGGAGCTGCAGTTGATGGCCAGGATGGCTGTGGTGTGACCCCATTGCATCAAGCTTCCTTTTTAGGAGATTTCAGATCAGTTGAAGTCTTGCTGGCAGCAGGAGCGTCAATCAGAAAAGGGGATTCTGTAGGAAGGACTGCTTTTCATCGAGCAGTGGAAGGCAACCATTTTGAACttgctgattttcttttgtcCCAAGGGGCTGACATCAATGCTGTGGACAATCTAGGCTGGACAGCTTTGTATCAGTGCATTGTATTTTGTCAGCGGTATAATGTCAAGTACTTGCTGACCAGAGGAGCCTCACCTAATGGTCAGGACTACAAAGGAGAATCTCCCCTGGTTATTGCTTGTGATCCTCTGCGTCATGGCAACATCTACACAGTCCTGTCATCAGCCATGGACTTCTACAAGCGAGTGAAAAAAATACCTACTCCAGCATTGCAGAGTCTTTTGCTTGGTGAAAGAGAGTGCAGCAACTGTGAGCTAAAGATTGTGCATCAGCTGATCAGGGCAGGTGCAGATGTCAGCCAGGCACCAGTGAGATTGTTGTGGCAGTCCCCACACTGCTCCCAGTCCCGATACAGCATGATTCGTTACCTGGTGCTTTGTGGCTCCAGAATACAAGCAGATGACCTTGACAACAAGCTGTTCCCAAATCAGACTGAGAAGTTTCGAAAGTGGCTTCAGGAACAATTTGTACATCAGATTAGCCTGCAGAGGCTGTGCCGCACTGCTGTTCGGGGTTCTCTTAGAAAAAGAGGAAGGGATATTCAAGAATCAGTGAATCTTTTGCCTGTGCCACAAAAGATGAAACAGTTTTTGAATGTGTCAGAATTTTGGACATACATGTCAAAGAATCAGATAGCTGATAGACGTTGTAGCGTATGCTCCCAAAACTGCTTGGAGTAG
- the LOC112564892 gene encoding galactose-3-O-sulfotransferase 2-like, with translation MTKANNGTESEDQKVTISEPTDFPQSRPARRKSLRNHRTKTKKSSRVNSFDVRGDFNLSKDIQGDDNSFHEALLNESAADDFSVTRSRKLNQSITVAPALSRASRVNVSAYISNLISWEGSPVLSRGCRLKHLNMTSMVFVKVHKSASSTIANILARYALRYGLHVALPKKVPKTKRFNYFDEAITRDSVFPPLANGSHYNVMFNHMIFNRSNIQRLMTNNTFYFAIIRRPEERFVSSFYYYGLDRILQRKFNISDQREALSFFLRTYHQFNATKPELHNSFASNTGLAPEKQRDPRNIRNHAISLRRDLDLVLVAENFEESLVLLKRRACLRMKDILYMKNNARKNKTEFVMSSKDRLLFKKYQMADVLLYDHFYRIFWDNVLAEGIEFFLELRRFREIQAIMSEFCFRNTSGLRLAYVDASMWNERFVISRRDCFLLQQSEMSMQIYLLSRATKWLALSEKDGV, from the exons ATGACCAAGGCAAATAATGGGACAGAAAGTGAAGACCAGAAAGTAACAATTTCGGAGCCAACAGACTTTCCTCAAAGCAGACCTGCACGGAGGAAGAGTCTGAGGAACCATcggacaaagacaaagaaaagcagTCGTGTAAACAGTTTTGATGTCCGCGGAGATTTCAATTTAAGTAAAGACATTCAAGGCGATGATAATTCATTTCATGAAGCACTACTCAACGAGTCAGCTGCTGATGACTTCTCAGTCACCAGGTCCAGAAAGTTGAATCAAAGCATCACCGTCGCCCCGGCATTGTCGAGAGCAAGCAGAGTTAATGTTTCTGCTTATATATCGAACCTGATTTCCTGGGAAGGATCCCCGGTCCTGTCTAGAGGATGCAgactaaaacatttaaacatgaCCAGCATGGTGTTCGTCAAGGTACACAAGTCAGCCAGCAGCACCATCGCTAACATTCTGGCGCGCTATGCCCTGAGGTATGGCCTCCACGTGGCGCTGCCAAAAAAG GTGCCAAAAACTAAACGATTCAACTACTTTGATGAAGCCATCACTCGGGACTCTGTTTTCCCGCCTCTCGCAAATGGCTCTCACTACAATGTAATGTTCAACCACATGATCTTTAACCGCTCCAATATCCAGCGCCTGATGACTAATAATACCTTCTACTTCGCCATCATAAGGCGCCCAGAAGAGAGGTTTGTGTCGAGTTTCTACTATTATGGTTTGGACAGAATCTTGCAAAGAAAATTCAACATTAGTGATCAGAGGGAGGCTCTAAGCTTCTTTTTAAGGACCTATCACCAGTTCAACGCCACTAAGCCAGAGCTGCACAATTCTTTTGCTAGCAACACGGGGCTGGCTCCAGAAAAGCAAAGAGACCCCAGAAACATTCGCAACCACGCGATATCGCTGAGAAGGGATCTTGACCTTGTCCTTGTGGCTGAGAATTTCGAAGAGTCCCTTGTACTCTTGAAACGCAGAGCATGCTTACGAATGAAAGACATATTGTACATGAAGAacaatgcaaggaaaaataaaactgaatttgtCATGTCCAGTAAAGACCGTTTGCTGTTCAAAAAGTACCAGATGGCTGATGTCCTCTTGTACGACCATTTCTACAGGATCTTTTGGGACAATGTGTTAGCTGAAGGCATTGAGTTCTTCCTGGAACTGCGGCGTTTCAGAGAGATTCAGGCGATCATGTCtgaattttgtttcagaaatacctCTGGCCTTCGTCTCGCTTACGTTGATGCCTCGATGTGGAATGAAAGATTTGTGATCTCTCGTAGAGACTGCTTCCTTCTTCAGCAGTCTGAGATGAGCATGCAGATTTATCTTCTGAGTCGGGCCACGAAGTGGTTGGCTCTCAGTGAGAAGGACGGCGTCTAA